A window of the Microbulbifer aggregans genome harbors these coding sequences:
- the ispG gene encoding flavodoxin-dependent (E)-4-hydroxy-3-methylbut-2-enyl-diphosphate synthase, producing the protein MQFESPIVRRVSRQIMVGNVPVGGGAPISVQSMTNTETCDVEATVGQIRRLQDAGADIVRVSVPTMEAAEAFGEIKKQVEVPLVADIHFDYRIALRVADLGVDCLRINPGNIGREHRIRAVVDKARDLNIPIRIGVNAGSLEKDLQKKYGEPTPDALVESALRHVEILDGLDFHNFKVSVKASDIFMATAAYRKLAQLIEQPLHLGITEAGGLRSGTVKSAIGLGALLLDGIGDTLRVSLAADPVEEVKVGWDLLKSLRLRTKGINFIACPSCSRQNFDVVKTMNELETRLEDVTTPLDVAVIGCIVNGPGEAKEADVGLAGGTPSHAIYVDGKPSHKLKNDNLVDDLERLIREKAAAKAEQEADIIAKA; encoded by the coding sequence ATGCAATTTGAGTCACCCATCGTTCGCCGCGTATCCCGCCAGATTATGGTGGGCAATGTGCCTGTTGGTGGCGGGGCGCCCATTTCGGTGCAGAGCATGACCAACACCGAGACCTGTGATGTCGAGGCCACCGTTGGCCAGATTCGGCGTTTGCAGGATGCCGGGGCCGATATCGTGCGGGTCTCCGTACCCACCATGGAGGCGGCCGAAGCATTTGGTGAGATCAAGAAGCAGGTAGAGGTACCGCTGGTTGCGGATATCCACTTCGATTACCGCATCGCCCTGCGGGTGGCGGATCTGGGAGTGGACTGCCTGCGTATCAACCCGGGTAATATCGGCCGTGAGCACCGTATTCGCGCCGTGGTGGACAAGGCCCGGGACCTGAATATCCCGATCCGGATCGGCGTCAACGCGGGTTCACTGGAAAAAGACCTGCAGAAGAAATACGGCGAGCCGACCCCGGATGCCCTGGTGGAGTCCGCTCTGCGTCACGTCGAAATTCTGGATGGCCTGGACTTTCACAACTTCAAAGTCAGCGTAAAGGCCTCTGATATCTTCATGGCCACCGCGGCTTACCGGAAGCTGGCCCAGTTGATTGAGCAGCCCCTGCACTTGGGTATCACCGAGGCCGGGGGCCTGCGTTCGGGCACCGTGAAGTCCGCAATCGGCCTCGGTGCGCTACTGCTGGATGGCATCGGCGATACTCTGCGGGTCTCCCTCGCCGCCGATCCGGTGGAAGAGGTGAAGGTGGGCTGGGATCTACTCAAGAGCCTGCGCCTGCGCACCAAGGGGATCAACTTTATCGCTTGTCCCAGCTGCTCGCGTCAGAACTTCGACGTGGTGAAGACCATGAACGAGCTGGAGACGCGCCTCGAAGATGTGACCACGCCGCTGGATGTGGCGGTCATCGGTTGCATCGTCAATGGCCCGGGTGAGGCCAAAGAGGCGGATGTCGGTCTCGCCGGTGGCACACCCAGCCATGCGATTTATGTGGACGGTAAGCCCAGCCATAAGCTGAAAAATGACAACCTGGTGGATGACCTGGAGCGCCTGATTCGCGAAAAGGCTGCCGCCAAGGCGGAGCAAGAGGCGGATATCATCGCCAAGGCCTGA
- the tsaA gene encoding tRNA (N6-threonylcarbamoyladenosine(37)-N6)-methyltransferase TrmO, whose product MNIEPIARVHSCFGEKFGVPRQPLLADASRASIELLPPLNVAEAVAGLEENTHIWVIFQFHQAAGQWSAKVRPPRLGGNKKLGVLATRSPFRPNNIGLSVVRLLEVRTSPKVELIVGGADLVDGTPVLDIKPYVPYADALGDAHSAFADRAPAAVTVEIPAVVREKAAAYQDDWGTDLPRLIEQVLGQDPKPAYQKPDPDRVYGMKLCGFDLRWRYISQGQLNVVSLD is encoded by the coding sequence ATGAACATCGAGCCCATCGCGCGCGTGCACTCCTGCTTCGGCGAGAAGTTCGGGGTGCCGCGCCAGCCGCTGCTTGCCGATGCGAGCCGCGCCTCCATTGAACTGCTGCCGCCGCTGAACGTGGCGGAGGCCGTGGCCGGGCTGGAGGAAAACACCCATATCTGGGTGATCTTCCAGTTCCACCAGGCGGCCGGCCAGTGGTCTGCCAAGGTGCGCCCGCCGCGCCTCGGCGGCAACAAGAAACTCGGTGTGCTCGCCACCCGTTCCCCATTCCGCCCCAATAATATCGGCCTCTCCGTGGTGCGCCTGCTGGAAGTGCGCACTTCGCCAAAGGTAGAGTTGATTGTCGGTGGTGCAGATCTCGTCGACGGCACGCCGGTGCTGGATATCAAACCCTATGTGCCTTATGCGGATGCGCTCGGAGACGCACACAGTGCTTTTGCCGATAGGGCACCGGCAGCAGTTACGGTGGAGATCCCAGCGGTCGTGCGGGAAAAGGCTGCAGCCTATCAAGACGACTGGGGCACGGATCTGCCGCGCCTGATTGAGCAGGTGTTAGGGCAAGATCCCAAACCCGCCTACCAGAAGCCGGACCCGGACAGGGTTTATGGTATGAAACTCTGTGGCTTCGACCTGCGCTGGCGCTATATCAGTCAAGGACAGCTGAACGTAGTCTCACTCGATTAG
- the der gene encoding ribosome biogenesis GTPase Der has product MLPVIALVGRPNVGKSTLFNRLTKSRDALVANYAGLTRDRKYGEAEIDGKKMILVDTGGITGGEEGIDAAMAQQSMQAIEEADFVLFLVDCRDGLTPADEMIAEQLRSRSKPTLLVANKVDGVNPDIALAPFYELGIGELFPTTATHGRGVRSLMQRVADGLPEQAAAEEEEDEATGIKIAIVGRPNVGKSTLVNRLLGEERVVVYDQPGTTRDSVYINYERDDKPYTLIDTAGIRRRKNIKESVEKFSIVKTLQAVEDANVVVLVIDAKEGLVDQDMHLMGSVIQAGRALVVALNKWDGLDSDHRDFVKTELERRLRFVDFADIHFISALHGTGVGHLYESIEAAYQSATDKLSTNHLTRILQWAVSEHQPPLVHGHRIKLRYAHAGGQNPPVIVIHGNQTEKVPAHYVRYLEKTFRKALELHGTPVKIEFRTGDNPYAGRKNKLSDRQKAKKRRLMKFVKKKK; this is encoded by the coding sequence ATGCTGCCAGTAATTGCCCTGGTCGGGCGTCCCAATGTGGGTAAATCCACCCTGTTCAACCGGCTCACCAAGAGCCGTGATGCCCTGGTGGCAAACTACGCCGGTCTTACCCGCGATCGCAAATACGGTGAAGCGGAGATCGACGGTAAGAAGATGATTCTCGTCGACACCGGTGGTATCACCGGCGGCGAGGAGGGCATCGACGCAGCCATGGCGCAGCAGTCCATGCAGGCGATCGAGGAAGCCGACTTCGTCCTGTTCCTGGTCGATTGCCGGGATGGCCTGACTCCGGCGGACGAGATGATTGCCGAGCAGCTGCGCAGTCGCTCCAAGCCGACCCTGCTGGTGGCCAACAAGGTGGATGGGGTGAATCCCGATATCGCCCTGGCACCGTTTTACGAGTTGGGTATCGGCGAGCTTTTCCCCACTACCGCTACTCATGGGCGCGGCGTTCGCTCCCTGATGCAACGCGTTGCAGACGGCCTGCCGGAGCAGGCTGCCGCAGAAGAAGAGGAGGACGAAGCCACCGGCATCAAGATCGCCATTGTCGGCCGTCCCAACGTGGGCAAGTCCACCCTGGTCAACCGTCTGCTGGGTGAAGAGCGAGTGGTGGTTTACGACCAGCCCGGTACGACCCGTGACAGTGTCTACATCAATTACGAACGCGACGACAAACCCTACACGCTGATCGATACCGCGGGTATCCGCCGGCGCAAGAACATCAAGGAATCGGTGGAGAAGTTTTCCATCGTGAAAACGCTGCAGGCGGTCGAGGACGCCAATGTGGTGGTGCTGGTGATTGATGCCAAAGAGGGCCTCGTCGACCAGGATATGCACCTGATGGGCAGTGTCATTCAGGCGGGCCGTGCACTCGTGGTGGCGCTGAACAAGTGGGATGGCCTTGACTCCGACCATCGCGATTTCGTGAAGACCGAGCTGGAGCGGCGCCTGCGCTTCGTCGACTTCGCGGATATCCACTTTATTTCCGCTTTGCACGGTACCGGTGTCGGTCACCTCTACGAGTCCATCGAAGCGGCTTACCAGTCTGCCACCGACAAGCTCTCCACCAACCACCTGACCCGTATCTTGCAGTGGGCGGTGAGTGAGCACCAACCGCCACTGGTGCACGGGCACCGCATCAAGTTACGCTATGCCCACGCCGGCGGCCAGAATCCACCGGTGATCGTGATTCACGGTAACCAGACTGAAAAAGTGCCGGCTCACTATGTGCGCTATCTGGAAAAGACATTCCGCAAGGCGCTGGAGCTGCACGGTACGCCGGTAAAAATCGAATTCCGCACTGGTGACAATCCCTACGCCGGGCGCAAGAACAAGCTGTCCGACCGGCAGAAGGCCAAGAAGCGCCGGTTGATGAAGTTCGTGAAGAAGAAAAAATAA
- a CDS encoding thioredoxin family protein translates to MKISHNLSRWMFSLLLAVPAMAMAAAVPGEKAPAFSEVDAAGKTHTLDDYAGKWLVIEWFNKDCPYVKKHYGSGNMQALQEKYTGEGIQWLTVISSAKGKQGYLEPAAALEVAKGHNLNASAPFLLDTDGDMGRAFGAKTTPHMFIINPEGKVVYAGAIDDNDSANPAVIPKSNNYVAAALDASMSGEAIQVASSRAYGCSVKY, encoded by the coding sequence ATGAAGATCTCCCACAATCTGAGTCGTTGGATGTTTTCGCTGTTGCTTGCAGTTCCGGCCATGGCCATGGCTGCTGCCGTACCGGGTGAAAAGGCGCCTGCTTTTTCCGAGGTGGATGCCGCAGGTAAGACGCATACGCTCGATGATTATGCCGGCAAGTGGCTGGTGATTGAGTGGTTCAACAAGGACTGCCCCTACGTCAAAAAGCATTACGGCAGCGGCAATATGCAGGCCCTGCAGGAAAAATATACCGGTGAGGGCATCCAGTGGCTGACGGTGATCTCCTCGGCCAAGGGCAAGCAGGGCTATCTGGAGCCGGCTGCGGCGCTGGAAGTTGCCAAGGGGCACAACCTGAATGCCAGCGCACCATTCCTGCTGGATACCGATGGAGATATGGGCCGCGCTTTCGGTGCCAAGACCACGCCGCACATGTTTATCATCAACCCAGAAGGCAAAGTGGTCTATGCCGGGGCTATCGATGATAACGATTCTGCCAACCCGGCGGTGATTCCGAAGTCCAACAACTATGTGGCAGCCGCTCTGGATGCGTCCATGAGTGGAGAGGCTATCCAGGTGGCTTCCTCCCGTGCCTACGGTTGTTCGGTGAAGTACTGA
- the hisS gene encoding histidine--tRNA ligase has translation MKQLRAIRGMNDLLPGQSPVWQYVESTVSELFARYGYSEIRMPLLEVTQLFSRAVGEATDIVEKEMYTFEDKSGDSVTLRPEGTAGAVRAVMQNGLLATPQRLWYFGPMFRYERPQKGRLRQFHQFGVEVFGIEGPDVDAEILIMTARLWKQLGIAEHVTLQLNSLGNSASRAAYRDALVSYLSERKDQLDEDSQRRLERNPLRILDSKNAQTQELLVDAPCLLDFLDEESAAHFASLREMLDAAGVQYTINPRLVRGLDYYGKTVFEWVTDSLGAQGTVCAGGRYDGLVEQLGGKPTPAVGFGLGVERLVLMLETLEALPEGLDQPVDAYLVAVGDVQSAALAAAEKIRDELPWLRLQTHCGGGSFKSQMKKADKSNADFALIIGEDEAAAGQVTVKFLRAEQPQQTVAVAELPALLQG, from the coding sequence TTGAAACAGCTTCGCGCAATTCGCGGCATGAACGACCTGCTGCCGGGCCAGTCCCCGGTGTGGCAGTACGTGGAGAGTACGGTCAGTGAGCTTTTCGCCCGCTACGGCTACAGCGAGATCCGTATGCCCCTGCTGGAGGTCACCCAGCTTTTCAGCCGCGCCGTCGGTGAGGCCACCGACATCGTCGAGAAGGAGATGTACACCTTCGAGGACAAGAGTGGTGACAGCGTCACCCTGCGCCCCGAGGGCACTGCCGGTGCGGTGCGCGCAGTGATGCAGAACGGGCTGCTGGCGACCCCGCAGCGGCTCTGGTACTTCGGCCCCATGTTCCGCTACGAGCGCCCCCAAAAGGGCCGTCTGCGCCAGTTCCACCAGTTTGGTGTCGAGGTGTTCGGTATCGAGGGACCGGATGTCGATGCCGAGATCCTCATTATGACCGCGCGCCTGTGGAAGCAGCTGGGGATCGCCGAGCACGTCACCCTGCAGCTCAACTCGCTTGGCAACAGCGCCAGCCGTGCCGCTTACCGCGATGCGCTGGTGAGCTACCTGAGCGAGCGCAAGGATCAGCTTGACGAGGACAGCCAGCGCCGCCTGGAGCGTAACCCGCTGCGGATTCTCGACAGCAAAAACGCCCAGACCCAGGAACTGCTGGTCGATGCGCCCTGTCTACTGGATTTCCTGGACGAAGAGTCTGCAGCGCATTTCGCCAGCCTGCGTGAGATGCTGGACGCCGCCGGAGTCCAGTACACGATCAATCCGCGGCTGGTGCGTGGTCTGGATTACTACGGCAAGACCGTGTTCGAGTGGGTGACCGACAGTCTCGGAGCCCAAGGCACTGTCTGCGCCGGTGGCCGCTACGACGGCCTCGTCGAGCAGCTGGGTGGCAAGCCCACTCCGGCAGTGGGCTTCGGGCTCGGGGTCGAGCGCCTGGTACTGATGCTGGAAACCCTCGAAGCTCTGCCGGAAGGACTGGATCAACCGGTGGATGCGTACCTGGTGGCCGTCGGTGATGTACAATCGGCGGCTTTGGCTGCGGCGGAGAAAATCCGCGATGAGCTGCCCTGGTTGCGGTTACAGACCCATTGTGGCGGTGGCAGTTTCAAGAGCCAGATGAAAAAGGCCGACAAGAGCAACGCGGACTTTGCCCTCATCATTGGTGAGGACGAGGCGGCGGCAGGGCAGGTGACCGTAAAATTCCTGCGTGCCGAGCAGCCGCAGCAGACCGTTGCCGTGGCCGAATTGCCCGCGCTGCTGCAAGGCTAG
- a CDS encoding NAD-dependent succinate-semialdehyde dehydrogenase — protein sequence MLDLKNPSLLRTQSYVDGQWIDADSGATLDVTNPATGEVVASIASLGAAETRRAIEAANRAWPAWRDATVKERAKILRRWYDLIIENADDLAKILTAEQGKPLAEAKTEVVYGANYVEWFSEEAKRVYGDVIAPPSKDKRIIVIKQSVGVTCSVTPWNFPSAMIARKMAPALAAGCPFVSKPASETPLSALALAVLAEEAGIPAGVFNVVVGKSSREIGAEMTSNPLVRKFTFTGSTGVGKQLQAQCAETIKKTSMELGGNAPFIVFDDADLDEAVKGAIVCKYRNAGQTCVCANRIFVQEGVYDAFAKKFAQAVQGMKMGNGAEEGVEVGPMINTKAVKDVHALVEDAVSKGAKAPVEGGPSEMGACFYAPTILTGVTDEMKIFREEIFGPVAPLYKFSTEEEVIKLANDTEYGLASYFYSRDIGRIWRVSEGLEYGMVGVNEGIISNEMAPFGGVKESGVGREGSKYGIDDYIEIKYLCLGGIDK from the coding sequence ATGCTGGACCTGAAAAACCCCTCGCTGCTGCGCACCCAGTCCTATGTGGACGGTCAGTGGATCGATGCCGATTCCGGAGCCACCCTCGACGTTACCAACCCGGCCACCGGCGAAGTGGTGGCCAGCATTGCCAGCCTCGGTGCGGCGGAGACCCGTCGCGCGATCGAAGCTGCCAACCGCGCCTGGCCGGCCTGGCGGGATGCCACCGTAAAGGAGCGGGCCAAGATCCTGCGCCGCTGGTATGACCTGATCATCGAAAATGCCGATGACCTGGCGAAGATCCTCACCGCCGAGCAGGGTAAGCCACTCGCGGAAGCGAAGACCGAGGTGGTTTACGGGGCCAACTACGTCGAGTGGTTTTCCGAGGAAGCCAAGCGGGTCTACGGTGATGTCATCGCGCCGCCGTCGAAGGACAAGCGAATCATTGTCATCAAGCAGTCCGTGGGTGTGACCTGCTCGGTAACCCCATGGAATTTCCCCAGCGCCATGATTGCCCGCAAGATGGCCCCGGCCCTCGCCGCCGGTTGTCCCTTTGTCAGCAAGCCCGCCTCCGAAACGCCGCTGTCGGCGCTGGCGCTGGCGGTACTGGCGGAAGAAGCGGGTATCCCGGCCGGTGTTTTCAACGTGGTGGTGGGTAAAAGCTCCCGCGAGATCGGCGCCGAGATGACGTCCAACCCGCTGGTACGCAAGTTCACCTTCACCGGTTCCACCGGGGTGGGCAAGCAGCTGCAGGCCCAGTGCGCGGAAACCATCAAGAAAACCTCCATGGAGCTCGGTGGCAACGCACCGTTTATCGTCTTCGATGACGCCGACCTCGATGAGGCGGTGAAGGGTGCCATCGTCTGTAAATACCGTAACGCTGGTCAGACCTGTGTGTGCGCCAACCGTATCTTTGTACAGGAGGGCGTCTACGATGCCTTCGCGAAGAAATTCGCCCAGGCGGTGCAGGGCATGAAAATGGGCAACGGCGCCGAAGAGGGCGTCGAGGTCGGCCCGATGATCAACACCAAGGCCGTGAAGGATGTGCACGCGCTGGTGGAGGATGCAGTTTCCAAGGGCGCCAAGGCACCGGTCGAGGGCGGTCCCAGTGAAATGGGAGCCTGCTTCTACGCGCCGACCATACTGACGGGCGTGACCGACGAGATGAAGATTTTCCGAGAGGAGATTTTTGGCCCGGTGGCGCCGCTGTACAAATTCTCCACCGAGGAGGAGGTGATCAAACTGGCCAACGACACCGAGTACGGTCTCGCTTCCTATTTCTATTCCCGCGATATCGGCCGTATCTGGCGCGTCAGCGAGGGTCTGGAATACGGCATGGTCGGCGTCAACGAGGGTATTATCTCCAATGAGATGGCGCCTTTCGGTGGTGTAAAGGAATCCGGTGTTGGCCGCGAGGGCTCCAAGTACGGTATCGACGATTACATCGAGATCAAGTACCTCTGCCTCGGTGGTATCGACAAGTAA
- a CDS encoding YfgM family protein, whose protein sequence is MADHLTEEEQLESLKRWWAENGRGIVTGVVLALAGYFGFQWWQGAERDQVEASSDLYQGFVEAVSANEGQPDNKQLTTAKSLAQQLKEEYASRIYASQAALRLAALAAGDNDLESAEKELQWVLDNSKEESLKLLATRRLASVLAARGKPDEALKLLEGDVPAAFAALFAETRGDILLQKGDESAAHEAYQQALAKLTAEQAGGAQLLRLKAEGVAPAKTEASAAEEPAQEEPAQESDEQ, encoded by the coding sequence ATGGCTGATCATTTGACCGAAGAAGAACAATTAGAATCGTTGAAGCGCTGGTGGGCGGAAAACGGCCGTGGCATCGTCACCGGCGTGGTCCTGGCACTGGCCGGTTACTTTGGTTTCCAGTGGTGGCAGGGCGCCGAGCGCGACCAGGTCGAGGCTTCCTCTGACCTGTACCAGGGCTTTGTCGAAGCGGTAAGCGCGAACGAGGGCCAGCCGGACAACAAGCAGTTGACCACGGCGAAGAGCCTCGCCCAGCAGTTGAAAGAGGAGTACGCGAGCCGTATCTACGCCAGCCAGGCGGCACTGCGCCTTGCGGCTCTGGCGGCCGGCGATAACGATCTGGAGTCTGCCGAGAAGGAGCTGCAGTGGGTACTGGATAACAGCAAAGAGGAATCCCTCAAGCTGCTTGCCACTCGCCGCCTGGCCTCTGTACTCGCCGCGCGCGGCAAGCCCGATGAGGCTCTGAAGCTTCTGGAAGGCGATGTACCCGCAGCTTTTGCGGCCCTGTTCGCTGAGACCCGTGGCGATATCCTGCTGCAGAAAGGCGACGAAAGCGCGGCCCACGAGGCCTACCAGCAGGCCCTGGCCAAGCTGACGGCGGAGCAGGCGGGCGGTGCCCAGTTGCTGCGCCTGAAGGCCGAGGGTGTAGCGCCAGCAAAGACTGAGGCAAGTGCAGCGGAAGAGCCTGCACAGGAAGAGCCGGCACAGGAGAGTGACGAGCAATGA
- a CDS encoding protein-disulfide reductase DsbD family protein — translation MLLQKNIVKAILALVLLSATTFLVAQESASGDHVRVRWLAPETFAAGEPATIGFYFEVDPEWHVYWRNAGDSGAAPRFDLSVTGAHAGDILWPVPKRLPIEHLTNLGYEGNVAYLLPLTPEQDAGQVVLEANLEWLVCKIDCIPGFGTMRLERPVMASQAWDASDRDLVAGFLARVPKRQADSPWRATALLEEGEEVVLTLQGAGETPEVFPLDGALLTAAEPEVQRRDDSIVFRFQRVPGAAPAQSAGFVVSDGAQAWSLEQVPFGLRGESPAQSLWLLVLAAFAGGVILNLMPCVFPVLSIKVFGLINSGAGHRMREALLYGAGVLATFAALGALLLALRAGGAAVGWGFQLQSAPVVLALIALFWLMALSFSGLFEFGHRLMNLAGSSRGGSFATGVLAVFVAAPCTGPFMGAALGAAAVLPALSAMAIFLALGVGLAAPFLLLCASPPLLRRLPQPGPWMDKLRQFLAFPLYLTVIWLLWVLGRLLGEDGWLIGSLLLVALVFAIWLGGTIKRGGRAVGYLFSAIALVMAFSALQLREGKVSVAGEGAWQPFEPAAIAAAREEGRGVFIDYTAAWCITCQVNKKLVLDLPEIQEIFQRNNVYLVRADWTDHNPEITRALAALGRNSVPVYAWYAPGTSRPELLPQILQESMITGLFEDSPSQSKEDDTQ, via the coding sequence GTGTTGTTGCAGAAAAATATTGTAAAAGCCATTTTGGCTCTTGTGTTGCTTTCAGCAACAACGTTCCTGGTAGCGCAGGAGTCCGCCAGTGGTGACCACGTGCGCGTCCGCTGGCTGGCACCGGAAACCTTTGCTGCGGGAGAACCCGCCACTATCGGTTTTTATTTCGAGGTGGATCCGGAATGGCATGTCTACTGGCGCAATGCCGGTGATTCCGGCGCGGCGCCGCGTTTCGATCTCTCCGTTACGGGTGCCCACGCTGGCGATATCCTCTGGCCTGTCCCCAAACGCCTGCCCATCGAACATCTCACCAACCTCGGTTACGAGGGCAATGTTGCCTACCTGTTGCCACTGACGCCTGAGCAAGACGCCGGACAGGTGGTTCTGGAAGCCAATCTGGAATGGCTGGTCTGTAAAATTGACTGCATTCCCGGCTTCGGCACCATGCGCCTCGAGCGCCCGGTGATGGCAAGCCAGGCCTGGGATGCTTCCGATCGGGACCTGGTGGCAGGATTTTTGGCCCGGGTCCCAAAACGACAGGCAGACAGCCCCTGGCGGGCAACGGCGCTATTGGAGGAAGGCGAGGAGGTTGTCCTTACCCTGCAGGGCGCGGGTGAAACACCGGAGGTTTTTCCGTTAGATGGCGCATTGCTGACGGCCGCCGAACCGGAAGTTCAACGTCGGGACGACAGTATCGTTTTCCGTTTTCAGCGCGTGCCCGGTGCAGCGCCGGCGCAAAGTGCCGGTTTTGTGGTGAGTGACGGAGCACAGGCCTGGTCTCTCGAGCAGGTGCCGTTTGGGCTGCGAGGGGAGTCCCCGGCGCAATCCCTCTGGCTGCTGGTGCTGGCGGCCTTTGCCGGCGGCGTGATTCTCAATCTGATGCCCTGTGTCTTTCCGGTACTGTCGATCAAGGTGTTCGGGCTGATCAATAGCGGCGCCGGTCACCGGATGCGCGAGGCGTTGTTATACGGCGCCGGTGTACTCGCGACTTTTGCCGCACTCGGCGCACTGTTACTGGCGCTGCGTGCCGGCGGAGCTGCAGTAGGCTGGGGTTTCCAGTTACAGTCGGCACCGGTAGTGCTGGCCCTGATCGCGCTGTTTTGGCTGATGGCGCTGTCCTTCAGTGGTCTGTTTGAATTCGGTCACCGATTGATGAATCTGGCCGGTAGCAGTCGTGGCGGCAGTTTCGCTACCGGTGTGCTGGCGGTGTTTGTCGCTGCACCCTGTACGGGCCCGTTTATGGGTGCGGCCCTGGGGGCGGCAGCGGTGCTGCCGGCACTTTCCGCGATGGCCATTTTCCTTGCGCTTGGGGTAGGGCTGGCCGCGCCGTTCCTGCTGCTCTGTGCCAGCCCACCGCTGCTGCGGCGGCTGCCGCAGCCGGGCCCCTGGATGGACAAACTGCGCCAGTTCCTGGCCTTCCCGCTCTATCTCACTGTGATCTGGCTGTTGTGGGTACTGGGGCGTCTGCTGGGCGAAGATGGATGGCTGATCGGCTCATTGCTGCTGGTGGCGCTGGTGTTTGCCATCTGGCTCGGCGGCACGATCAAAAGAGGAGGGCGTGCCGTCGGGTACCTATTTTCGGCGATCGCTCTGGTAATGGCTTTTTCCGCCCTGCAATTGCGCGAGGGCAAAGTGTCGGTGGCGGGAGAGGGTGCATGGCAGCCTTTCGAACCGGCTGCCATCGCCGCGGCGCGCGAGGAGGGGCGGGGAGTATTTATCGACTACACTGCCGCCTGGTGTATTACTTGCCAGGTGAATAAGAAACTGGTGCTGGACCTGCCCGAGATCCAGGAAATCTTCCAGCGCAATAATGTCTATCTGGTCAGGGCCGACTGGACTGATCACAATCCGGAAATCACCCGCGCGCTGGCGGCTCTGGGACGCAACTCCGTGCCGGTTTACGCCTGGTATGCCCCGGGTACCAGTCGCCCGGAACTGCTCCCTCAGATTCTGCAGGAGAGCATGATTACCGGACTTTTCGAGGATTCACCAAGTCAATCAAAAGAGGACGACACACAATGA
- the bamB gene encoding outer membrane protein assembly factor BamB, which produces MKAISRTLTRAVVVALAAAIAACASNDEKKEDTDPVELVDINATVELREVWSENIGDIDTKRYAMLQPAIGAGRIVAASSDGEVQALDRATGRRQWKVDLDVPISGGVGVGLNLAVVSDYRGRVVALDLNDGSELWSHQLTSEVVAAPAVGAGVVVVQSVDGKLVGLDATDGTERWSHSTTLPVLTLRGTAAPVITAGLVFAGLDNGKLIALDARDGIPRWEQRVAIPQGSAELERVVDIDGSPVVRGDLVFAASYQGRVVALSREDGRGLWARDASTHHSVAVGAGNVYLSDAGGSVYAYNVGSGQIVWSNNDLLRRELSGPAYFGDVLVVGDLEGYLHAIDPTTGQIIGREQIDGDPVRIPMVVDGDLLFALSDDGELVALRLERRQ; this is translated from the coding sequence ATGAAAGCCATTTCACGCACCCTGACCAGAGCGGTCGTGGTGGCACTGGCGGCAGCGATCGCCGCCTGCGCTTCCAACGATGAGAAAAAAGAAGACACGGACCCCGTCGAGCTTGTGGATATCAATGCCACTGTGGAGCTGCGTGAAGTCTGGTCGGAAAACATCGGCGATATCGACACCAAACGTTACGCCATGCTGCAGCCCGCTATCGGTGCAGGCAGGATTGTTGCTGCCAGCAGTGACGGCGAGGTACAGGCACTGGACCGTGCCACCGGTCGCCGGCAGTGGAAAGTGGACCTCGACGTGCCCATCAGTGGCGGCGTCGGCGTTGGGCTCAACCTTGCTGTCGTATCCGATTACCGCGGCCGTGTAGTGGCTCTCGATCTGAACGATGGCAGTGAACTCTGGAGCCACCAGCTCACCAGTGAAGTGGTGGCGGCGCCGGCCGTCGGTGCCGGTGTGGTTGTTGTGCAGTCGGTGGACGGCAAGCTGGTTGGGCTCGATGCAACCGATGGCACCGAACGCTGGAGCCACAGCACGACGCTTCCGGTACTGACCCTGCGTGGCACGGCAGCGCCGGTGATCACCGCCGGCCTGGTATTCGCCGGTCTGGATAACGGCAAACTGATCGCCCTCGACGCCCGCGATGGTATTCCTCGCTGGGAGCAGCGGGTGGCCATTCCGCAGGGCTCCGCCGAACTGGAGCGCGTTGTGGATATCGACGGCTCCCCGGTGGTACGCGGCGACCTGGTGTTCGCCGCCAGCTATCAAGGGCGCGTCGTGGCCCTGTCCCGTGAGGACGGCCGGGGCCTGTGGGCCCGGGATGCCTCCACCCACCACAGCGTGGCCGTGGGTGCGGGCAATGTATACTTGAGCGATGCCGGTGGCAGCGTATATGCCTACAATGTGGGCAGTGGCCAGATCGTCTGGAGCAACAATGATCTGCTGCGCCGGGAGCTGAGCGGCCCTGCCTACTTCGGTGATGTGCTGGTCGTGGGCGATCTGGAAGGCTACCTACACGCCATCGACCCGACGACCGGCCAGATCATCGGCCGTGAGCAGATTGACGGCGATCCGGTACGGATTCCGATGGTTGTAGATGGCGACCTGCTCTTTGCCCTGTCTGATGACGGAGAGCTCGTTGCCCTGCGCCTCGAGCGTCGCCAATAA